The following coding sequences are from one Mycobacterium bourgelatii window:
- a CDS encoding amino acid-binding protein translates to MPSYLLRIVLVDRPGSLGSLAVALGSVGADILSLDVVERSNGYAIDDLVIELPPGAMPDTLITAAESLNGVRVDSVRPHTGLLEAHRELELLDRVATAGGNESKLQVLVDQAPRVLRVSWCTVLRSSEGEVHRLAGSPGAPETRADSAPWLPIEQAATLDGGADWVPKAWRDMDTTMVAAPLGDPHTAVVLGRPGPEFRPSEVARLGYLAGIVATMLR, encoded by the coding sequence GTGCCTTCGTATCTGTTGCGCATCGTGCTCGTCGACCGGCCCGGCAGCCTGGGGTCGCTCGCGGTTGCGCTGGGTTCGGTGGGCGCCGACATCCTCTCGCTGGACGTGGTCGAGCGCAGCAATGGGTATGCGATCGACGACCTGGTGATCGAGCTTCCCCCGGGCGCCATGCCCGACACCCTGATCACGGCCGCCGAGTCGCTCAACGGCGTGCGGGTGGATAGCGTTCGTCCGCACACCGGGCTGCTGGAAGCCCATCGGGAGTTGGAGCTGCTTGATCGAGTCGCCACCGCCGGCGGCAACGAGTCAAAGCTGCAGGTTCTGGTCGACCAGGCGCCACGGGTGCTGCGGGTGAGTTGGTGCACGGTGTTGCGCAGTTCGGAGGGAGAGGTCCACCGGCTCGCCGGCAGTCCGGGCGCTCCCGAGACCCGGGCCGATTCCGCGCCGTGGCTACCCATCGAGCAAGCGGCGACGCTGGACGGCGGCGCCGACTGGGTGCCCAAGGCCTGGCGGGACATGGACACCACCATGGTCGCCGCGCCCCTCGGTGACCCGCACACGGCGGTGGTACTGGGCCGTCCGGGCCCCGAATTCCGGCCTTCGGAGGTCGCAAGGCTGGGATATCTGGCCGGTATCGTGGCGACGATGCTGCGCTAA
- the gatC gene encoding Asp-tRNA(Asn)/Glu-tRNA(Gln) amidotransferase subunit GatC yields MSQISRDDVAHLARLARLALTETELDSFAGQLDAILTHVSQIQAVDVTGVEATDNPLKDVNVMRPDEIAPCLTQQQALDQAPEAVDGRFAVPQILGESQ; encoded by the coding sequence GTGTCCCAGATCTCCCGCGACGACGTGGCCCACCTGGCCCGGCTTGCCCGGCTGGCGCTGACCGAGACCGAACTGGATAGCTTCGCCGGTCAGCTCGATGCCATCTTGACCCACGTCAGCCAGATCCAAGCCGTCGACGTCACCGGCGTCGAAGCCACCGACAACCCGCTCAAGGACGTCAACGTGATGCGCCCCGACGAGATCGCACCCTGCCTGACCCAGCAGCAGGCGCTCGACCAGGCTCCCGAAGCCGTCGACGGCCGCTTCGCCGTTCCCCAGATCCTGGGGGAGAGTCAGTGA
- a CDS encoding putative bifunctional diguanylate cyclase/phosphodiesterase, with the protein MQSHTPPSNLHGIVTNVATKLMGATSSNASTVSTEALAELVSYLDVDVSFLRHNDHKIRATVLVAEWPVRPYIPDPDPLHTIYFADADPIFAMAENAKEPVIVRPQAQGEDYRQRIAEAGGAPMISLATVPLLSGDVTTGVLGFVKFGDREWGEDEINALTVVATMFAQVQARTNIEEQLTYHAAHDDLTGLPNRRTLLAHLDDRLAAHRPGPVPVLLLSLGRLKSINDYLGHVAGDQFIQGFAAELRMAMDGLGLVARIGGDEFVAVPSETMDLAETRRLAENLTARLTEYVTIAGEVINRIVSIGVATGSPGRDSPSDLLRRADEALVSAKAARVDRIGVFSREMLARREIRADMELHLRHAIETDALTVEYLPEVDMPTGKVLAVEALVRWQHPTRGLLLPDLFIPVAESLNLTGELGEWVLNAACADMARWRANGVGFDTMLRINVSPVQLVATGLVDTIAGTLEKFGLEGTALGVEITESTLINDLISTRATLCGLTEIGIDIAIDDFGTGFSGMEMVRTLPVSTLKIDRGFVREIDTSADDLAIVRALIGLARALDLTVVAEGVETDGAARSLLREGCSRAQGFLFCRPLPAAATEQLLAQGSVATTVAT; encoded by the coding sequence ATGCAAAGCCATACCCCGCCAAGCAATTTGCACGGCATTGTCACCAACGTGGCCACCAAACTGATGGGCGCGACCAGCAGCAACGCGTCGACGGTCAGCACCGAGGCTCTGGCCGAGCTAGTGAGTTACTTGGACGTCGACGTCAGCTTTTTGCGGCACAACGACCACAAGATCAGGGCCACCGTATTGGTGGCCGAATGGCCGGTGCGGCCGTATATTCCCGACCCGGATCCGCTGCATACGATCTATTTCGCCGACGCCGATCCGATCTTTGCCATGGCCGAAAACGCGAAGGAACCGGTAATTGTGCGCCCGCAGGCGCAGGGTGAGGATTACCGGCAGAGGATCGCCGAAGCCGGTGGCGCTCCGATGATCTCGCTGGCCACGGTTCCCCTGCTGTCCGGGGATGTCACCACCGGGGTGCTGGGTTTTGTGAAGTTTGGCGACCGGGAATGGGGCGAAGACGAGATCAACGCGCTGACGGTCGTTGCCACCATGTTCGCGCAGGTGCAGGCGCGGACGAACATCGAAGAACAGCTCACCTATCACGCCGCGCACGACGATCTGACCGGACTGCCGAACCGCCGAACCCTGTTGGCACATCTCGACGACCGCCTGGCCGCGCATCGACCGGGCCCGGTGCCCGTCCTGCTCCTCAGTCTCGGTCGGCTCAAGTCCATCAACGACTACCTCGGCCATGTCGCCGGGGATCAGTTCATTCAAGGTTTCGCGGCGGAACTCCGAATGGCGATGGACGGACTGGGGCTGGTCGCGCGCATCGGCGGCGACGAATTCGTCGCGGTGCCGTCGGAGACGATGGACCTGGCCGAAACGAGACGGCTGGCCGAGAATCTCACTGCGCGCCTGACCGAGTACGTGACGATCGCCGGTGAAGTTATCAACCGCATAGTGAGTATCGGCGTTGCCACCGGTAGCCCCGGCAGGGACTCGCCATCGGATCTGCTGCGCCGTGCCGACGAGGCACTGGTGTCGGCCAAAGCCGCCCGGGTCGACCGGATCGGCGTCTTCTCCAGGGAGATGCTTGCCCGGCGCGAGATTCGCGCCGACATGGAACTGCATCTGCGGCATGCCATCGAAACCGACGCTCTGACAGTCGAATACCTCCCCGAAGTCGACATGCCGACCGGCAAGGTGCTCGCCGTCGAAGCGTTGGTGCGCTGGCAGCACCCCACCCGGGGCTTGCTCCTCCCGGATTTGTTCATTCCTGTTGCCGAATCGCTGAACCTCACCGGAGAACTCGGCGAGTGGGTGCTCAACGCCGCGTGCGCCGACATGGCACGGTGGCGAGCGAACGGCGTGGGATTCGACACCATGCTGCGCATCAACGTCTCCCCGGTCCAGCTTGTCGCAACCGGCTTGGTGGACACCATTGCCGGCACGCTGGAGAAGTTCGGCTTGGAAGGCACGGCACTGGGCGTGGAAATCACCGAAAGCACGCTCATCAACGACCTGATAAGCACCCGGGCCACCTTGTGCGGTCTCACCGAGATCGGAATCGACATTGCCATCGACGATTTCGGCACCGGGTTCAGCGGCATGGAGATGGTACGGACGTTGCCAGTGAGCACCTTGAAGATCGACCGCGGGTTCGTGCGCGAAATCGATACCAGCGCGGACGATTTGGCGATCGTGCGGGCGCTCATCGGACTCGCCCGGGCGCTTGATCTCACGGTGGTCGCCGAGGGGGTCGAAACCGACGGTGCGGCCAGGTCGCTACTCAGGGAGGGGTGTAGCCGAGCACAGGGCTTCCTGTTTTGCCGTCCCCTACCCGCGGCGGCGACGGAACAACTGCTGGCCCAAGGCAGCGTCGCCACCACCGTCGCGACCTGA